The following are from one region of the Methanoculleus caldifontis genome:
- a CDS encoding TIGR04255 family protein: MAEVRKYMNPPAAEVICEFRFPQETPWDMTYPGVLYNSLKETYPKRDQRYVREVVMLVGPEGLREELLVTERSIFLAEDEGCAVQVGSRLLSVSCEKPYVHWEAFSEQIMSVFDRFRDVIGVEAIGTMNLRYVNVIEIPEREVTLSDYFAFYPTLPAELPRVPEGFITGCEFMFHDNRDSCRVELTDAVPASTENNAFLLNIDYFLAEGQGVPPDGVADWLEIAHTHVRDIFEACIKDSLRDLFTPREEVPAAAR, encoded by the coding sequence ATGGCAGAGGTACGAAAATACATGAACCCGCCTGCGGCTGAGGTGATATGCGAGTTCCGGTTCCCCCAGGAGACTCCCTGGGACATGACGTATCCCGGCGTACTCTACAACAGCCTGAAGGAGACCTACCCGAAGCGGGACCAGCGCTACGTCCGGGAGGTGGTGATGCTCGTCGGCCCCGAAGGGCTCCGCGAAGAACTCCTGGTCACCGAACGGTCGATCTTCCTCGCCGAGGACGAGGGCTGCGCCGTCCAAGTCGGGTCCCGCCTCCTCTCGGTGAGCTGCGAGAAGCCCTACGTCCACTGGGAAGCCTTCTCGGAGCAGATCATGAGCGTCTTTGACCGGTTCCGCGACGTCATCGGGGTCGAGGCCATCGGGACCATGAACCTCCGCTACGTCAACGTCATCGAGATCCCGGAACGGGAGGTGACGCTCTCGGACTACTTCGCCTTCTACCCGACCCTCCCTGCGGAACTCCCGCGGGTCCCGGAGGGGTTCATCACCGGGTGCGAGTTCATGTTCCATGACAACCGGGACAGCTGTCGGGTGGAACTGACCGACGCCGTCCCGGCATCGACGGAGAACAACGCGTTCCTCTTGAACATCGACTACTTCCTCGCGGAAGGGCAGGGCGTCCCGCCGGACGGGGTCGCTGACTGGCTCGAGATCGCCCACACCCACGTGCGGGATATCTTCGAGGCCTGCATCAAAGACTCCCTGCGCGACCTCTTCACCCCCCGCGAGGAGGTGCCCGCGGCGGCACGGTGA
- a CDS encoding class I SAM-dependent methyltransferase — MGDIVRRKWMTMMDVHAGAVERVYGGPVGLVWEMLAGEETERDTGTLAERAGIGKGSRVLVLLPGAGEAARQLARDYGATAIGLAAVPQVVDEAVRRTEAAGLPARVDFQQGNALDMTFHDGVFDAVWGEDAWCYVVDKDRMIREIYRVLKPGGVLAFTDWVQVRAGDEEWHTPETFRVFPHLETVESYANVLERNGFSVTGRGEIPGDPARRVGEMLTALRRGRDNIVGLIGEEAYDDALRGLGFWEKAAGRGLVGRGWLLAGKP; from the coding sequence ATGGGCGATATCGTGCGCCGGAAGTGGATGACGATGATGGACGTCCACGCAGGCGCAGTCGAGCGGGTCTATGGGGGACCCGTCGGGCTCGTCTGGGAGATGCTCGCGGGCGAGGAGACGGAGCGCGATACCGGCACCCTTGCGGAGCGAGCGGGGATCGGAAAGGGGAGCCGGGTGCTCGTCCTCCTGCCGGGGGCGGGGGAAGCCGCCCGGCAACTCGCGCGGGATTACGGCGCGACCGCGATCGGCCTCGCCGCTGTGCCGCAGGTGGTCGATGAGGCGGTCAGGAGGACGGAGGCGGCCGGACTCCCCGCGAGGGTCGATTTCCAGCAGGGGAACGCCCTCGATATGACATTTCACGATGGGGTCTTCGACGCCGTCTGGGGCGAGGACGCCTGGTGCTACGTCGTCGATAAAGACCGGATGATCCGCGAGATCTACCGGGTCTTAAAGCCCGGCGGCGTCCTCGCCTTCACCGACTGGGTCCAGGTCCGGGCCGGCGACGAGGAGTGGCACACCCCGGAGACCTTCAGGGTCTTTCCGCACCTTGAGACGGTCGAGAGCTACGCAAACGTCCTCGAACGGAACGGGTTCTCTGTCACCGGCCGGGGGGAGATTCCGGGCGATCCGGCCCGGCGGGTCGGTGAGATGCTTACAGCGCTCCGTCGCGGCCGGGATAACATTGTCGGGCTCATCGGGGAGGAGGCCTACGACGACGCTCTCCGGGGGCTTGGCTTCTGGGAGAAGGCCGCCGGCCGGGGGCTGGTCGGGCGCGGGTGGCTGCTTGCCGGGAAACCCTGA
- the malQ gene encoding 4-alpha-glucanotransferase, giving the protein MIYTRGSGILLHITSLPSAYGIGDFGPAAYRFVEALARARQHYWQILPLNPTRARYGNSPYSSPSAFAANPLLISPELLARDGFVDPGDLEPHPDFPEDRVAFEAAAWYRDRLLALAYRRFAESEPESGYETFRAGAGWWLDDYALFVALTDHLHGLPWNRWPEEVRTRQPGTLEEMRERLADRIRKETFLQYLADRQWSALRRHCTEHGVQVIGDIPIYVAYESADVWANSGIFKLDDDLRPTVVAGVPPDMFSSTGQLWGNPVYDWAALRGQGYDWWVRRTARSGELYDLFRIDHFRAFADYYEIPAGDATAERGTWVDGPGTDFFEALARRLPCFAIVAEDLGANTPAVQALLDQFDLPGMKILLFAFGEGIAKSAHIPHNYIPNLICYTGTHDNNTARGWFEEEASEEDRERLYAYIGKEMGADTVHREFVRLGMTSVARACIVPMQDILGLGAAARMNYPSTAEGNWVWRMTPEEFEEAPFEWLRGLTELSGRG; this is encoded by the coding sequence ATGATCTACACACGGGGAAGCGGCATACTCCTGCACATCACCTCCCTGCCGTCGGCGTACGGCATCGGGGACTTCGGCCCGGCGGCATACCGGTTCGTCGAGGCGCTGGCACGAGCCCGGCAGCACTACTGGCAGATCCTGCCGCTCAACCCGACCCGGGCCCGTTACGGCAACTCCCCCTACAGCAGCCCGTCGGCGTTCGCCGCGAACCCCCTCCTCATCAGTCCGGAACTCCTCGCCCGGGACGGGTTCGTCGACCCCGGAGACCTGGAGCCGCACCCCGACTTCCCGGAGGACCGGGTCGCTTTTGAGGCGGCCGCCTGGTACCGGGACCGGCTCCTCGCGCTCGCTTACCGGCGGTTCGCCGAATCGGAGCCGGAGAGCGGGTACGAGACGTTCCGCGCCGGGGCGGGATGGTGGCTCGACGATTACGCGCTCTTTGTCGCGCTCACGGACCACCTCCACGGCCTCCCCTGGAACCGGTGGCCGGAGGAGGTCCGGACCCGGCAGCCGGGGACCCTCGAGGAGATGCGGGAGCGCCTCGCCGACCGGATCCGGAAGGAGACCTTCCTCCAGTACCTCGCGGACCGGCAGTGGTCGGCCCTCCGCCGGCACTGCACGGAGCACGGGGTCCAGGTCATCGGCGACATACCGATCTACGTCGCTTACGAGAGTGCCGATGTCTGGGCGAACTCGGGGATCTTCAAACTGGACGACGACCTCCGCCCGACCGTGGTCGCCGGGGTGCCCCCGGATATGTTCAGCAGCACCGGGCAGCTCTGGGGGAACCCGGTCTACGACTGGGCCGCGCTCCGGGGACAGGGCTACGACTGGTGGGTGCGCCGGACCGCCCGCTCCGGCGAGCTCTACGACCTCTTCCGGATCGACCACTTCCGGGCGTTCGCGGACTACTACGAGATCCCGGCGGGCGACGCGACGGCCGAACGGGGCACCTGGGTCGACGGGCCGGGGACAGACTTCTTCGAGGCGCTCGCCCGGCGGCTCCCCTGCTTTGCCATCGTCGCCGAGGATCTCGGGGCGAACACCCCGGCGGTCCAGGCGCTCCTCGATCAGTTCGATCTGCCGGGGATGAAGATCCTCCTCTTTGCCTTCGGGGAAGGGATCGCAAAGAGCGCCCACATCCCGCACAACTATATTCCAAACCTCATCTGCTACACCGGGACGCACGACAACAACACGGCACGGGGGTGGTTTGAGGAGGAGGCGTCCGAAGAGGACAGAGAACGGCTCTACGCCTACATCGGGAAGGAGATGGGGGCGGATACCGTCCATCGCGAGTTCGTCCGGCTCGGGATGACCTCGGTCGCCCGGGCCTGCATCGTTCCGATGCAGGATATCCTCGGCCTCGGCGCGGCGGCGCGGATGAACTACCCCTCAACGGCCGAGGGGAACTGGGTCTGGCGGATGACGCCGGAGGAGTTCGAGGAGGCCCCGTTCGAGTGGCTCAGGGGGCTCACGGAACTCTCGGGGCGGGGGTGA